ctacctgccttctAAATGCTATAATTTAAAGGTTTGCCGTGATGgctggctttaattttttttttttttttaactttgttatTATTGTGCATATGGGGGCTAGGAGggaatgtgagccaccatggttaGAGTGTGGAGATCTCAGGGCAACTTTTGTAGAGATCCCACAGagaaacccaaaaacaaacaaacaaaagacataaaaagaaaaatgaaacaaaataaattggaAGCAAAAGAGCAAGTAAAATAATTCACTAAATTTCAGTGAAAGGAATTTGAGAATCATATTAAATGGGGAAAATGTCAGGTGACAAAGGTAAGCCTTTTTGAAAGTCTTAGAGAACTATAGAGGGAAGTGGAACAGTAGAGGCACACTCCCCACGACAAGAAAATATAGGCAGGTCTTGGGTGAGTACATGGCTAGATGTCTTGGATCCTGCTTAGGAATCTTGAGGGTTGCTTTCTTTCCAAAATTATTTAAGCAGGAGGAAGGAATCTTCATTCAGACCCAGAAAGCCTTGACCTTGTGAACATTGGTTATATATCAGAATCACTTGAGAGTTAAGGGAAAtttttgtggggctggagaggtggctcagcagttgaaagcactggctgcttttccagaggtcctgagttcaatacccagcaaccgcgtggtggcttataaccatccaTGTgacctaatgccctcttctggagtataggtgtatatgcagatagaacactcatacataaaataaataaatcttaaaaaaaaatttttttttgttgttgcccAAACCGTACTCTAGAGTAGCAAAATCAGAAGTCCCcagaatttaaaaacttttaaaatcatgtttatttctgtacaTAATGTAGCACCGCATGGCATTCAGAAGACACCTTGGGAGTGGTCCTCTCTCCTAGTGTATGGGCCCAGGGAGTAGGCTCAATTTATCAGGTGTGAGTGATTTTTTTAAGGCTTTGTGGTGAGTCTGACATGCAGACAACAACAGTCTTGGTCAGTTTCACAGACCTAGGCAATTACTTAGCAAGTGGCAATTAGAGCAGCCACAAAAGTAAGGACCTAAAACCACCTGCACACAAGGACAGGGGAGGTCACTAAAGAGATCACGTCAGCTGTGGGGTGTCAGAACACACGGGGCTTAATACAGAAGtggaaattattttcatatactcTTGGTGGGAGTGAAGAAGATACCCTAGACAGGACTATTGAATGCATACAGACCTGTTTGAGCTCTGAACTGTTAGTAAGTTGGAAGAGTTTAGATGCTGTTCTCAGAGAAGCCAGCATTGTGGGTTTGCCCTTCCTGTGCTGCCAAGAGTGTTCTCTTAGTGTAAAAGCTATTTTATTAGTAGACGAGTTTGACCAAAGTTCTCAGATCCTAATGAGGCTACAACCTAGATTTTtcactgtgttttctttccttctgttatgGTCTGTGGCTGAAAATAGTAATATGGACCTGCATTGTACTAAGTAGGGTTACAACAACATCTTTTTGACTGGGAAGCTATTGggactttttttggttttataatgAAATACTTAAGTTAAAAACAGCCTTTCTCTGTTCttagtatgtgtgtttatgtgagtgtgtacatgtttatagGCCAGAAGAAACTTTGGGGGTTGTTCCTCTAGAGACTTGAATAAGAATAAccctcacaggctcatgtatttgaatgcttagtcattagggaatGACACTATTTGAAAATAGTAGAAGGtatgggcttgttggaggaaagGTGTCattgagggtgggctttggggtttcaaatccAAGCCAAGTTAAGAGTCTCTATCTATGGATCAGGATGtggctctcagctattgctccagcacctgcccatgctccccaccatgatgataatgaataaACTTCTAATAAGACTATAAGCACGTCTCTAGTTAAATGCTTTTTTTCATAAGAattaccatggtcatggtgttttttttttttttttttggttttttgagacagggtttctctgtgtagtcctggctgtcctggtactcactttgtagaccaggctggccttgaactcagaagtccacctgcctctgcctcccaagtgctgggattaaaggcgtgcgccaccatggtgtctctttacagcaatagaacagcaaGACACTTTGTGACCTCAATATTGCCAAGAAGGCTAGGCTaaactggccagcaagccccagggatccacctgtctccccctccttagtgctgggattacagatttgGCTTTTTGACTGTATGGTCAcgttatttaatattttgagacaaggcccaagctggtctcaatTTACTATATAGACAAGAATGACTTTGAGCTCCTAGTCTTCTTGCTGAGATTCTAGGCTTCTGCCCCCATCCTCAGCTGGCCTTTTGTTTGTTGGTGGGTTCTTGGAGTTGAATGTAGGTTCTCCTGCTTGTAGGTAGGCCCTTTActaactgagctgtctccttgcactctgttttcttttattctctttctggagGATATAAAGGAAATTCTTGCTCTTGCATAGAAACACTAGGGAATGagactatattttcttttttgaaaaaatttatatatttatattttatgtatgtgagtacattgtagctgtcttcagaacagGGTATGGGATACCATTACAGATAGCTATGACTGGTGGAAGACTTTTTTCTTAGTGAACAATCACTGTTAGTCTGGTTTTGTGTATAAGCCGACCATTGTCTAGGTTCTAGGATATGTTTATGAATAAGAATATGGGGCTAAAAACCCTCCTACTGGTCCCAAATACTGTCTCCTTTATTCTTTAAGCATGGGAAAATTGCTTTGGCCTCATATTTGAAAATTTGTATCTATTTCAGACAGGCTTGCCTGTCACATTTGTGAGACTAATAAAAAAGGTGATAGAGGAGCTGTAGTTGTCTGGTATGGTTCTTGTCAAGAGGGGTCCACTCCCAAcaacacacaaagaaagacattGTTATAGGGGGTATAGTGGTATATTCTCACTGAGGCAAGCAAGAAAGAATCAAAAACATCCTATTTGGTAAAgaggcaatttttaaaaaattctttgtgAGGTCAAGTGCTTTGGCCGTTGGAAATGATATTTAGTGCTTTTGCTCTGAAAGAGTGGAGTATCTTCTGCCTTAAAAGTACTTTCCTTAATGCCAAATggatatatattctttataaagGATGTGAGAAATAGAGAACTCAGAGGGAAGTAACTGTTACATTAACATCTAGAGAGCTGCCGGtgtggtgtacacttttaatcccggGTCTTCTAGTAAGATCTGGGACAACCAAGGCTATGTCAGAAGGCTGTATCACAGGCTGTATCACATAAAGAGCAAACCAGAAAACCCTGGAGAGCTTTAGTTGgcatttggttggtttttatggTGCTTAGTCAGGATGGTGCCCAGGACTTTGTGCGTGTTGAGTAAACACTCatgccactgagctgcatccctggcacttccctgtttttttttttttttttttaataaaaattaacatattaTATACTCAATAACCAGTAGGATTAATTAGATagtatggttttatttctttttgttaaatAATAGCTAGAGAAATAGAACTGTAGTATCCAGTACATGTCTAACATTAACAGAAAAATCTGAATTTCAAATATAAcctgaaaatttaaaagtattagcATGTCTTTAACATTACGTAGGAGATATTTGACTGATATAGAGTCAGTGTAGTGCCATACGGAGTTGTAATAGGGCTTTTGGAAatttgaggcaggagaattgcaaatTTTAGGTTGGCCTGTGCCTTTAGACACttacagatttttgtttgtttgcttgcttttttgtttttgtttttgttttttttgagattgggcttgtttctttttgtagcgCTGGCaatcctggtactcactctgtagatccatctgcctctggattaaaggcatgcaccaccattacccagcttcagttttttttttttaaaccttttatgATATATCTTTTGTTTGGAAATAACAGAAAATTATCTTTCTAAATGACTTGAAATATTGATAACTTGAATGTTAAAAACATATCTTTTATACACCTGAAATAATGGTCATCTCCAAGGCTTAATACCTCTGTCTGCCATCCTAGGCCTAATCTTGGAAGCTTCTAGCTGCtctacaatctttttttttttttttttttggttttttgagacagggtttctctgtgtagtcctggctgtcctggaactcactctgtagaccaggctagcctcgaactcagaaatccgcctgcctctgcctcccgagtgctgggattaaaggcgtgcgccaccaccgcccggcactacATTCTTATCTAGGCCTCTGAGACTGactgttgaataagctcaccctttctagctctttctgagctctggctggctgattcaactctgTTGTTCTGGCTcagactcctctccaagctgactgattcagtctggtttctctctctgcctcccactgaattgttctgtttggcctcaaactaactctgacagtctgttctaatcttctggctccttcccattctctggctcattctgtctttaccttcatctagtttgttctctcttcttcctgtctataaattctcctggtaaaactgcctctttcctctttctcttttctgtggtgcTCACTTCAAGTAGCCTCTCTTCCTgtcctgagagttgggcatattcttTCCTTGCCTCAGTCTGTTacttttaaacatggctgcttcctttcattgtttgggattaaaggtgttagctaaggctgagccacacctcaactggaaacaggtttttccagtaaataacaaacctcagggttcacagtgtgatcaaatatcctgaaacacttgaatgtcttttatttgggGTGATAAGAAGTAGAAGTGCTTCAGATTTTTGAGATTTTGGAATATTTACCTTTACCTGCTCCTGAAATTGAAGCTTATTTAGCATTGTGTTGTTCATGATAAAGTTACTTCCTTACCTTATGATTTCAAGGTTACTTAAGACAAACTTACCTCTGAGAGTGGCAGCCCATATAGCACTTGGCTTTTATTtgttcactcactcattcacctatctctgtctgtctacctacctatccacctatctattcatttcttcatctatctattcatccatgtCTATCaatctatatctgtctgtctctctgcctattttaggcagggtctctctggctgtcctggaactcactatgtagaccaggctggcctttaactcacagagatctgcctgcctttgcctcatgagtgctgggattaaaggcatgtgctacccttcctggcttattttattttatgtgtttggatgttGTGCTTGCATGTAtagtgtaccacatgtgtgcctagttctctagcaggccagaagagagcatcagggattggagttacagatggttgtgaaccatcatgtggggcTGGGATTTAAACTTgtgtcatctggaagagcagtcagtgttcctaacctctgagtcatcactccagcccctctGCTTGGCTTTAAATGGTGGCACGTATGTTTCTTTTCAGGCGGGTGCTACTTCTATGTGGGCTTCATGCTGTGGGCTGCTGAATGAAGTCATGGGAACCGGAGCTGTCCGAGGCCAGCAGGCGGGATTTCCAGGAAGCACTGGCCCATTCAGATTTACACCGAGCTCTGACtttcccacctacccaccagcTGCTACTGAAGGACCCAATATAGTTTGCAAAGCCTGTGGACTTTCATTTTCAGTCTTTAGAAAGAAGGTGAGTCGGGTCAAATACTGCATACAAATAACacatgagggggaaaaaaagatcataattcttttttttttttcttttttccttgctttttcaagatagggtttctctatgtcatagccctggttgttctagaactcactttgtagaccagactggccttgaactcacagagatccacttctttctgcctccctagtgctgggatcaaaggtgtgctccACCTTTGGCTTAGGTCATAattgttatttgtattttatgttgaATAGACagttcatttaataaaaatattaaaaagttagTCCCATTTGGGAAACTATGCAGTAAGATTCTAGCTCTGTCACATTTTCTAAGTAGTCCTTGCTGCTTTTCCTGTGCTGATTTTCCTGGTGACACTTTTTTTGAAGCAAGGGACTGAATTACTATGCAGTTTTGTTCAGTGATCATTATTATAGCAAGATACcatgttttagaaatatttaacttTGTTTTCTGCAGAGCTTGTTGTGGAGGTTAAGGCCTTTGTATGCTAGCAGAtgctctctccagctccatagcCTGTCCAGCTCCATAGCCTGTCCTCGACCATgctctttcattatttttttaaatgtatcttagGTTGACTTCAAACTCCTAGCtggccttctgcctcagcctcctgagtactatgACTAAAGCATGAAACATCATACCTGGCTCCTGACCATAttcttaaaatatgtgtgtgtgtgtgtgtgtgtgtgtgtgtgttttcatgcatGCCACTTGTGTGCAGATGCCCTCAGAAGCCATCAAAAGGTGTTGAATgttctggatctggagttacaggcagttgtaagctacccAACGTGGGGGTTGCGAAACAAACAAAGGCTCTCCAAGAGCAGGAATCACTCTTGACCTCTGAGCTGTTCCCAGCTCTCTGACCACCTTTTTTTATGgttatgtgtgtgagtctctgaGGGGATATTACATGTGTGTAGATACTGAGGAAGGAGGCCAGAGAGCCTGAGATATCCTGGAACTAGAGCCATAGGCATTGGTGAGCTAtcagacatgggtgctgagaactgaagttGGGTCCTCTAGAAGCTAGCGCTTTTAACATCTGAGCTATCTCGCCCtggtatttttaagttttaaagaagGAAGTTGGATGTGATTGGCTCATATCTgtacctcagcactggggaggctaagATAAGGCCATTGCTgctagttcgaggccagcctaggctacagagagTATTCTAGGCCAGTTTGAGCTACAGTGAGAGAAGCTTTTGAGGGAATGGGAGGTGTAATGAGTAACTAGTGTTTATGGAGATTTTGCATAAAGCACCTAGGCTAAAACTTCTTTGGGACATCTTGCAGTTTGATCAGTATAGTCTCTTGAAGTGTTAGCTTGTGGGAGCCATGCACTGCACAGAACTGAACATACCTGAGTGTTCTCTCAAGGATTCTCTTCTGAGATGGCTTAGAGTGTAATTAGGGCTATGCTGGCTACAGATTTCTGCACTAGTGGGGTTTTCTCTGTCCTTGGGTTGAGCTGGAGAGGTCAGTTCCCTTTTTTGTATTAAgctattttccttttcattgctGGGGGAATTATCCACACAGGAGAAGACCAGGAGGAGTGTTTGTGCTTGTGCTCTGTTCCATGTGGTTCCAGTCAGCACTGTTCTGCTAATTACATGTTTGTGCCAAGGGGTGGAAACATTTTAATTCATTAACACAAGAgcatgtatttttcttaaaagtgcTGTATTTGAAGTTGTGAGACTCTAAGCTGCCCTAGCAGGGACTGTTTCTGTGAAAAGAGGCTGGTGCATGGGTGCTTCACATAAAGCAAGGTTTCGGTTTTAGTAAAAGGCAGCAGAAGAGAGTGTTTGCATAATGGTCTAAGTGTTATGTCGTCTCCTCTGTCCTCAGCATGTCTGCTGTGACTGCAAGAAGGACTTCTGCTCCCTTTGCTCAGTCTCACAAGAAAACCTCCGCAGATGTTCTACTTGTCACCTGCTACAAGAGACGGCCTTCCAGCGCCCTCAGTTGATGCGACTAAAAGTGAAGGACCTTCGGCAGTATCTCCTCCTCAGAAACATACCAACCGACACTTGTCGTGAGAAGGAAGACTTGGTGGATCTAGTACTGTGCCATCGTGGACTAGGCTCAGGGGATGACCTGGACTCAAGTAGCCTCAATTCCTCAAGGTCCCAGACTTCTAGTTTTTTTACACAATCCTTTTTGTTAAATTATACACCCCCTTCTGCTACTGTGTCCTCCTTCCAGGGAGAGCTCATGGACAGAGATGGCACCTTCAGATCAGAAGTTCTGGCACAGGTAGGATGGTGTGATTGATGACCCCAAGAGCCTCAAGTGCTCGCTCGTGGCCATACGTGGTCAGGATCTTTAGTGCTGGGTGACTGACCCTCCTCAGGTTATATGCAGAGTCAAGATTCCACCCCCAGCTGCTGGCATTGCACACCTGCCTGATGTGTAGCCTTGGTGCTTAGGTGCTAGTGTCTGCAGTCCAGTCGGAAGTAGCTCATGAGTTTCTCGTCCTTATTAAATAACTTACAGTTAACTGTTGAATAACCAAAAGTGTCAGGGCCATAGAAACAATCAATAGTTAACTCAGTGATCATATTTACCTTGTTGGAGGGAAATTGTTctgatttggttttatttatttattttgagacaaggtttctagctcaggttagcctcaagATCCCTATATAGCCGAGGATGACCTTaaagtaagagtgtgtgtgtgtgtgtgtgtatgtgtatgtatgtatgtatgtatgtgtgtgtgtatgtgtgtgtatgtatgtatgtgtgtgtgtatgtgtgtgtgtgtacatacatccTTAGTTGCTCAGTTGTTCTCTATCTTCtattgagactgggtctcactgacCACCAGCTAGTCTGGAAGCCCCCTGAGGTCAGGATGTTCTCATTACTGCCTCTTGTTCTGGCGTTTTAAGTGTGGACTTTTCAACTTGCTTTTGTGTGAGTGCTGCAAATCCAAACTTACATCCTATAGCAAGTGTTGTAATCATCTGAGTGGTAACCCCAGCCCTGGCTCAATGTCCAGGCTTCCCAGCTCAAGTGCAGGGGTCAAGAGTGGGCATTATGGCCTGGCTTTAAGgaagtgctagggactgaaccaaGACTTTGTATACTAAGCCAgcactcttaacaactgagccaggTCTCCAGTTAAGAAATTTATCCAATTCAGATAACAAAAAAATTTAGTGTATTAGAATACTATCTCAATAAGGTTCTTGAGATTCAGAGTTGAATAACATGCAGGACTTACAACTCAGAGTTTGTTGTGTATGAATGACTAAAATGCTAAATTATGTGTGATGGTGGTGCAGTTGCATCTAAACTAGGGAGGTAGGCGCAGCAGGAGTTTGAGGGCAGCATGGGCCATTAGCAAGACTCTCGATTTTACAGACATaacaaaaaccctaagacataaaATActgagttattttaattttttttcctttgaggaaagATGTTATTAAAAGTAGATgtgggtgggctggagagatggctcagtgattagagcactggctgcccttcagaggacctatgttcaatttccagcacccacatggcagattacaactgtctgttactccaggtccaggggatacatcaccctcacacagacacgcATGTAGGAAAACcaccaatgcaaataaaataaaaacaagtaaattgtaaaaataaatagtaaataaaaatatttttaaaaagtagaggcGTGTTGGGTGTTAGAGGCATGACTGGGCAGGGTGGTGCACAGTctaccccagcactcagggacagaggcaggaacatTGGTTTAGCTGCTATTCAAGTATTTGTAACTTAGATAAGACCAATACCAGAGTTTTATGATTTTCTCAAATGAGaatttgcataaatatataacCAGATACACTGACTTATACTTTCGGGTATATAACACCATTTGGGGGAGATGTGGGTGGTATAGTGCTGCAGTATGGTACCTGTGGGCTGCAATGTGATATTGAAAACAACTTATTGTATGCAACAGCCAAAAGATGTCATTAAGAATGGCAGCATACACCTACAACATTaggaatgtggaggcaggaagatgagttCATACTAGCACAGGCTAGATCTTCTCTCAAAAGAGAAAGTATGTGAAAGAAGGTATATAAATCCAAAATGGAAGGAGTTTCTGTTTTCCTAAAGAAAACTGTTTAttagagattttttaaaatactgatttctagtatgtgtgtgtgaatgcatgcactTGTGCCATGGTAGGCATGTCaaattcatgtgtgcatgtgcctgtgtcaAATTCATGCCTGTGGAGTTGAGATGGGGGCATTGTGTCCTAGatgctggaattgaacccaggtcgtCTGCCAGAGCAGTaggtggtcttaactgctgagccatctctccatccagccgtagtcattctttttttttttttttttttttttttttaaaggcagggttttactatgtGGTTGGTAATTAGAAAAACCTGATTACTAATTGGCTCTGTCATGTATATAGGTACAAAGTGAAATAGCTTCAGCAAACACAgatgacgacgacgatgatgatgaagacgatgatgatgacgatgacgacgatgatgatgatgaacaaGAAGAAAACTTAGAGGAACAGGtgaaattcctttaaaaattgcTTTCCCTGATAAATGCTCATGGCAGGAAGGGAAGATGCTGGGCTTGCTTGAGGCCACCACAGAGTGTTTCTTCTAGGGGCAGAATTATTATTTAAACACACCTCAGGCAGCTGATCAGTCTGGGGAGGGTATCCAGGGCCATGGGGACCAACAGTTTGGGCTTGTGGAAACAAAGGTAACAGATATTCTGATTTCAGAACCCCGGGCTTTCTAAGAAGAAAGTGAGAGCTTCCCTCTCTGACCTGTCAAGCCTTGAAGAGGTAGAAGGGATGAGTGTGCGCCAGCTGAAGGAAATCCTGGCTCGGAATTTTGTCAACTATTCTGGCTGTTGTGAGAAATGGGAGCTGGTAGAGAAAGTCAGCCGGCTGTACAAAGAGAACGAGGAGAACCAAAAGTCATGTAAGCTTATTGTTCCCAATGTCCTTTCTTGCCCTTTAAAAACTGGCTTGTTTTTATGTCATGCTTAAGTCAAATTTAGCTAGCATGGCAGAGCATGCCTGTGATCACAGTACTCCTCCCCATGGAATAACTCCAGATGGGGATCCACTGCTGCTTCTCGTTTCCATGGGCACCTGGAATTTCAGAGGTGtagatatgcatgcaggcaaacccCCCataacacattaaaattaaataaatagatgattaaTCTTTTAGAAAAGCAATATATACCTCTTTAGTGACTGAGTTAGTTTTATAAGCCTATTTATAGAGCTGCTAAATAAACAgttcatgccgggcggtggtggtgcacgcctttaatcccagcacttgggaggcagaggcaggctgagtttgaggccagcctggtctacagagtgagttccaggacagccagggctatacagagaaatcctgtcttgaaaaaccaaaaaaaaaaaaaaaaaaaaaaaaacccagttcaTTACGTGGCATGGGCTTTGAGGCAGCCAGTGTCAGGTGAGCTAGACAGTCAGTTGCTGAGTCTAGTTTTCCTCCAGGCTTCCTGCCTATAgcaatgctgatttttttttttttttccattaatccCTCTAGCAGGTCAGTGCCTTGGTTTTCTTGACTGTaacttattttacatataatttattcagaattcattttatgtatgttgtCTGCAAAAGCCAGATCCCTGTACTAATCTAGAGGCTTGTGTGAGATACTGTCTCTCAAGAGACGAAATTGGTATCTTCCATTTGC
This portion of the Arvicanthis niloticus isolate mArvNil1 chromosome 24, mArvNil1.pat.X, whole genome shotgun sequence genome encodes:
- the Rnf34 gene encoding E3 ubiquitin-protein ligase RNF34 isoform X1 — protein: MEKFRKCFVQHLHYISQDRLEAGATSMWASCCGLLNEVMGTGAVRGQQAGFPGSTGPFRFTPSSDFPTYPPAATEGPNIVCKACGLSFSVFRKKHVCCDCKKDFCSLCSVSQENLRRCSTCHLLQETAFQRPQLMRLKVKDLRQYLLLRNIPTDTCREKEDLVDLVLCHRGLGSGDDLDSSSLNSSRSQTSSFFTQSFLLNYTPPSATVSSFQGELMDRDGTFRSEVLAQVQSEIASANTDDDDDDDEDDDDDDDDDDDDEQEENLEEQNPGLSKKKVRASLSDLSSLEEVEGMSVRQLKEILARNFVNYSGCCEKWELVEKVSRLYKENEENQKSYGERMQLQDEEDDSLCRICMDAVIDCVLLECGHMVTCTKCGKRMSECPICRQYVVRAVHVFKS
- the Rnf34 gene encoding E3 ubiquitin-protein ligase RNF34 isoform X2 produces the protein MKAGATSMWASCCGLLNEVMGTGAVRGQQAGFPGSTGPFRFTPSSDFPTYPPAATEGPNIVCKACGLSFSVFRKKHVCCDCKKDFCSLCSVSQENLRRCSTCHLLQETAFQRPQLMRLKVKDLRQYLLLRNIPTDTCREKEDLVDLVLCHRGLGSGDDLDSSSLNSSRSQTSSFFTQSFLLNYTPPSATVSSFQGELMDRDGTFRSEVLAQVQSEIASANTDDDDDDDEDDDDDDDDDDDDEQEENLEEQNPGLSKKKVRASLSDLSSLEEVEGMSVRQLKEILARNFVNYSGCCEKWELVEKVSRLYKENEENQKSYGERMQLQDEEDDSLCRICMDAVIDCVLLECGHMVTCTKCGKRMSECPICRQYVVRAVHVFKS